TCCCATCCTTAATATTAGCTATAGCATCGTTAAAATCCTGCCCAAGACACAACAGGCCGTTTAATTAAATTTTACTTAAAGGAAAGGAAATACACCGCTCATGAGGAATATCGTACCTGTACACGAAAATAGAATACCTAATACCTCACCGGGGCCGAAAAACGTAACAGGTTGGTCCCACAAATTAAGGAGGTAACGGAGTATGTACTTCATTCGTACTGTTACTGTAGCACCGAAACTGCCGGAAAAAATCTCCCGCCTGGGTGAGCTGGCCCGGAACCTTTGGTTTAGCTGGAACCCCCAGGCACAGGAACTTTTCCGGCGCATCAACAGTTCCCTTTGGGAGGAAGTAAAACACAACCCCGTCTGTTTCCTGCTCAACGTCAGCCAGGATCAGCTGGAAAGGGTAGCGAAAAGCGAGTCTTTCCTTCTGCTCTACAACCAGGTAATGGAAGACCTGAACCAGTACATGACCGCTCAAACGTGGTTTAACCGTCAATACCCCGAACACAATAACCACGTTATTGCCTACTTCTCCGCCGAGTTTGGCGTCCATGAATCCCACCCCACCTATTCCGGCGGGCTGGGATTGCTGGCCGGGGATCACTGCAAGTCGGCCAGCGACCTGGGCCTGCCCTTTGTAGGTGTAGGCTTGTTATACAAAAATGGTTACTTCACCCAGCGCATTAACCGGGAGGGCTGGCAGGAAGCCCATTATCCCTACTTAAATTTTTACCAGATGCCCATCACCCCAGTAACCCATCCCGACGGCAGCACGCTGTATGTTCCCGTGGAACTCCCCGGCCGGACCGTATACCTGAAAATATGGCAGATGCAGGTGGGCCGGGTACACATTTACCTCCTGGACGCCGATGTGACCCGTAATAACATGGCCGACAGGGCTTTAACCGGCCAGCTCTACGGTGGCGACCGGGAAACACGTATTTGCCAGGAAATCCTGCTGGGTATTGGCGGCGTGCGGGTACTGCGCGCCTTGAACATTCACCCCCTGGCCTGGCATATCAACGAAGGCCACGCCGCCTTCCTGCTTATTGAAAGGATCCGGGAGCTGGTTCAGGCCGGGGTACCGGTAAATGCCGCCGTAGAGGCGGTGCGTGCGGGCACCCTGTTTACCACCCACACCCCCGTTCCTGCCGGACACGATGTTTTCAGCGCCGAAATGATCGATAAATATTTTAATCATTTATACTGTCAATTGAATATGGAGCGGGAAGACTTTCTGGCCCTGGGGTGGGATGATGAGCAAAAGGTATTCAACATGACCCTTCTGGCCCTGCGTCTTTCCAGCTACTGCAACGGGGTAAGCAAGCTGCACGGCCAGGTAACCAGGCAAATGTTCCGCCGCTTCTATCCCGGCATACCCATGGAGGAAATACCTGTTTCCTCCATCACCAACGGGGTGCACATCGGTAGCTGGCTCGCCCCGGAATTGCAGGAACTGTTCGACCGTTACCTGGAAGCCGACTGGCGGCAGAACTGCTGCAACCGGCAAGCCTGGGAACAAGTTTCGGCCATCCCGGCTGAAGAACTGTGGGAGGTACACTGCCGGTTAAAAGAAAAAATGATCCGTATCGCCCGGGACAACCTGCGCGGCCAGCGGCTGCGCAACCAGGAACCGGCGCTGCGTGTCCGGGAAGTGGAGCAATACCTGGACCCCAGAATACTGACCATTGGCTTTGCCCGCCGTTTTGCCACCTATAAAAGGGCCAACCTGCTCCTGCGGGACAAGGAGCGCCTGGCCCGGCTGGTAACCGATCCGGTGCGCCCGATCCAGATCATCTTTGCCGGGAAGGCTCATCCCGCAGATCGCCTGGGGCAGGAGCTGATCAAACAAATTTATGAACTGACCAACCAGGAACCCTTTAAAGGACGGGTGGTCCTTCTGGAAGACTACGACATCGCCCTGGCCCGGTCCCTGCTGCAGGGAGTGGATGTGTGGCTGAACACTCCCCGCCGCCCCCTGGAGGCCAGCGGCACCAGCGGTCAAAAGGCCGCCGTAAACGGGGTAATTCATTGCAGCATCCTTGACGGCTGGTGGCCCGAAGCCTACGACGGGGAAAACGGTTTTGCCGTGGGAGAAACCAGGGAATACCACGATGACGAAACCCAGGACCGGGATGATGCCTACTCCCTTTTTGCCTTGCTGGAGGAAACCATTATTCCCATGTATTACGACCGGGATCAAAAGGGAATACCCCGGGCCTGGATCGAGCTGATGAAACGATCCCTGCAAACCATCCCGCCCTTTTTTAACACAGAACGAATGGTTAAAGAATACTGCCAGCAGTTTTATGTGCCGGCCATCGAACGGAACCTGCACTTCGGCCGTAACAACTACGAACCCGCACGGCATTTAGCCGCCTTTAAAGAAAGGCTCAAGGAAAACTGGCCCCGGGTGGCTATTACATCCGTGAAGGCCGGGGACACCCAGGCCATGGGGGTAGGGGAACCGCTGCCCATCGAAGCCGTGGTGCAACTGGGCTCCCTTTCACCGGAAGACGTTACTGTGGAGATAGTCTACGGCAGGGTGGACGAAAAATGTTTCGACAGCTTTGAGCACATGCCCGGCGCTTTTTGTTTAATAAATTCCAATGGGCAGTTATGTAACATAAATAAAACAGCCATGACCATGACGGGACAAACACCTGAAGGGACATACCTTTACAGGGGCAATCTCATTCTGCCCCAGGGCACCGTGGGCTATACCGTCAGGGTCCGCCCGGCAAACGGCGATTTTGCCCACATCTTTGAGTTGCCCCTGGTCGCCTGGGCCCCGCATTTTTAAAAAAGCAGGAAAACGCAAAAGAAAGGTGAAGTTTATAATATGGTCTGATCACTAGAAGACAGGAGGTATTGCTGTTATGAACTGGAAAGAGTTGCGGGAGGCGGCCCGGGAAAAACTGAAAGGGTATTGCCGGGCGTGCCCGATCTGTGATGGCCGTGCCTGTGCCGGGGAAGTCCCGGGTATGGGCGGAACCGGTACGGGAGCATCCTTTAAGGCGAACATAGAAGCCCTGGCCCGTTACCGCTTAAATCTGCGCACGCTTCACGGGGCCAAAAATCCGGATACCAGCCTGACCCTTTTTGGCAAAGAACTGTCCACCCCCATTCTTGCCGCGCCCATGACCGGAGTTACCTATAACATGGGGGGTGCCCTCACCGAGCGGGAGTTCATCGGCATGATTATGGCCGGGGCCCGCCAGGCCGGCACCCTGGGCATGTCGGGGGACGGCGGCGACCCGGAATATTACAACTCCGGCCTGGAAGCCATTGCTGCAGAAGGGGGGCACGGTATCCCGGTGATTAAGCCCCGGGAGCAACAGGCCGTCATTGAGCGCATACGCCGGGCGGAAGAAGCCGGTGCCCCGGCAGTGGGCGTGGACGTGGACGGCGCGGGCCTGGTGACCATGGCCCTGTTCGGACAACCGGTGGGGCCCAAGACAGTTGATGAACTCAAGGAACTGGTCAAGGCCACCCGCCTGCCCTTTATCGTTAAGGGTATTATGACCGTGGATGAAGCCGTACTGACGGCCGATGCGGGAGCGGCGGCTATTGTGGTCTCCAACCATGGCGGGCGCATCCTGGACCATACTCCCGGGGCGGCCGAGGTATTGCCGGCCATTGCCCGGGCCGTAAAAGGCCGGGTGACCATTCTGGCCGACGGCGGCGTACGCTCGGGAGCTGACGTGTTGAAACTGCTGGCCCTGGGAGCTGACGCGGTGCTGGTGGGCCGGCCCCTGGTGATTGGAGCCTTTGGCGGCGGCGCCGAAGGGGTAAAGTTTGTCCTGGAGAAACTCACCGGTGAGCTGAAACAGGCCATGATTCTCACCGGATGTGCCTCATTAAGCGACATCGAAGAAAGAGTGCTCCGTCCCTATCCGGGAATGGAGTGCTAATCGAAAAAGAGTGTGCGCTGGTTCCCGCTCACTGCAGTGCTGCACCTGAGCCTCCCTGGGACCAGCGCACCGTCGTTTCCGTCCGGTTCACGCGTCAGGCCTTTTTCCCGGCCAGAGCTTCTTTAAGCTTGCAATAGGTCGTGTCCAGGGCTTCGGAAATAACCCGCACATCCCCCAGGACGGGCATGAAGTTGGTGTCTCCGGCCCAGCGGGGCACCACGTGAATATGGAAGTGGCCCGGTACACCGGCGCCGGCAATCTTGCCCAGGTTGACCCCAATGTTGAAGCCGTCGGGGTTAAAGGCCGCCCTCAAAAGGGAAACCACCCCCTGGGTCATTTTGCCCAGCTCCAGCAATTCACCTTCCGTAAGTTCCGTCAATTCCCCCACGTGCCTGTTGGGAGCAATAAGCAGGTGACCGTTGGTATAGGGATAGAGATTGAGCAAAACAAAGGTCTCCTGCCCCCGCAGGAGCACGTAATTGGCTTCGTCTTCCGTGGACCGTAACTTTTCACAAAAAATACATCCTTCTTCTTTATGCTTGCCGATGTATACCGTTCGCCACGGTGCCCAGATCCGCTCCAAGGTCTTGACTCCTCCCCTTCTGTAGTGGAAATTTGAGCTTATCCCCACTTTTCTACTTAGCCTGCTTTGACTCTCGCTCGATCCGGTGAGCCTCGCAAGCCAGAACAGGTGAAAAATGGGGATACTTCAGTAGTAGAAATTCTCCCCTTTTGATTATGTAGTTTTTCGGTTTTTCGTTCCTCAATTCCTTCCTGGATTGCACATTACCCTTGTTTTCATTTACCCTCTAGAGTAATATTGTAGTAAAAATTTTTTCATTAAGAAGGAGTTCGACCATGCCTGTATCCCTCCTGGCCAAAAAGCGCGCGGGCGTGGATGTATATCAAACCCTCGCAGGCCACACGGAAGATGCCCTGATTGTCTTGTCCCGTTACCTGCGGGAACACCGCCCGGCAGTGCAGAGGTTGGTTGATGAGCAGAATCTGCCCTTTACAGATTTTTGCCAGATCCTTTTTTTCGCCCTGTTTTTACACGATATCGGCAAGGCCACCCGGGAATTTCAAGAACGGCTGGTCAAAGAAGAACTGAGCCGGGAGCTTTCCCATACCTTTTTCAGCCTGCCCCTGGTGGAAACGGATCTGCCGCCGGAGTACAATCTTCTGGTAAGGATACTGGTGCTTACCCACCACACCCAGCCTTTCGACCACCTTTACTACAGCTTTGAACTGCTCCCCCGGGTAAACTACTTGATTGAGCAGGTAAAAGATTACCTGGAAAGCTACCAGGACCTGTATGCTCGTCACTTTAAGGATATCTTTCCCCTTTCCGCCCGGCCGGTTTTCCGCCCTCCTGCTTACATCGTCGAAACCGGCTTGAGAGAAAGGCTGCAGGGGGAAGTAGCCCGGCTCCAGCAAGGGGTAAGCCGGTGGGGCAAAGCCACCCGAACCAAGGCCCTGTACTGTTTTGCCATTACCCTTTTAAAGTATTGTGACAGCCAGGCCAGCCGGGCTTTTCACCAGGCCGCCCTGACCGGCGGGACGGTTTGCGGGGCACTATTAAGGCACAGGGTTGGTCCACCAGACGGGGGTGCAGAAAATTATGGCCCCAAATCAGCCTTTGACCGCCTGGCCATTGACCGGCCGCCTTTTACCGCGGCGGCGGTTAACGCAACCGGTGCGGCAGCCGGTGGTAATGGGTTTGTGCTGCTCCTGGCACCCCCGGGCACCGGAAGAATAACGCTGGCCCTGGCCCGGGCCACGACCCTGGGCCGGGAAAGATCCAGGGAAAAGCTGGTATGGATCCGCCCGGGACAAATTGCCTCCGGCTTTACCGGTCAGCGGCTGGCCCGTTTCTGGGGTGCCGAACGGGTGGCCCTGGTGCATGCTACGAGCTACTACGGAAATGACCCTTACCTCTGGGGGGCGCCGCCGGAAACTAACAACAGCCGGTTCAACGGTACGGCAACCAATTCCCGGGAAAGTATTTTTGCCTGCCCGGTAACGGTAGCTACCCTGGACCACCTGGTCTTCTCCCTGGTCCACGGCTTGCGCCAGGCCGATTACATCCTGGGCAACCTGATGCAAGCGGTAGTGGTTATAGACGGGCTGCCGGAACCGCCGAGCCCGGCCTTTCATTATACCCTGGACGCCCTGGCGCTGCTGCGGGAAATGAAGATTCCCCATATAATCCTGGACACGCTGATGGCTCCGGCATTTAAAAAACACCTGGCCGGTGCGGGTTATATGGTGGAAGATCACTTTACCGGGCGCAACAAGCCTCTCTTCGGGTTAATCTGCTGCCAGGGCAAACAGCCGGATCTGATCCGGGAATACTACCGCCTGGGTCTCAGGCAGTTGGTCTATACCCCTTCCACCCGGGAGGCAAGGCAAATCACCCGCGAACTCAAACCGGCTCTGCCCGGATGCCCGGTTGTGGTTTATCACTCCCTGTTCACCCACGGGGACCGGGACCGGCTAGAAAGAGAAATACTGTCACTGGGGAAAAAACCCGGCCCCTGGTTGTTAATAATTGGTGGGGACATCGATCCAGCGGGACCTCCCGCATGCGATGTCGTGCATACGGGGAGTGCTGGACCCACCAGTTTGTTACGGCACAGTTATCCCCTCTGGCGCACGGATACTGGCCCGCAATGTCTTGAGGGTAAGAACAACGGTGGCCACGGAACGGGGGTACTGGTGCTTCACTCTTCCTCCAGCAGAAATGCACCAGAAGGCTATAGCTTTAATCCGGCTTTCACTCAACCTCTTCCCGTCACTCCGGGCTACCTGGAAACCATCCTGGAAGAGGAATATACGCGGAATAAATACATTCCTACCAACCTGGAGGAAATATTCCGCACCTGTACGCTGTTCGGCTACTCACCCCGGGATGTGCGCTACGCCGCATCCCCCCTGGTGAACCTGTGGCAGCCCCGGGAGCGGTTGATAGACGTAATCCCGGCTGAATTGTGGCAGGAGGAACTTCTTGCCATGCCCGCCGCCATACGGCAGCGAACATTGAAGGTACCCGCAGAATGGTACTCCCGCCATCCCCGATTATTCTCTATACTGGACGGACTCCGGGAAAAAATTATTCTTTGCCACCTTCCATATCACCGGGAACGCGGGCTGGAATTGCCGGAAAACGGATGATCACGGAGGTGCAGCATATGATTCTGGTTACCGGAGCTACCGGGCTGGTGGGCCGGCACATAGTCCCGGCACTGTTGCAGGCAGGTCACCGGGTGCGTTGCCTGGTGAGAAACAGGGGAAAAGCCCGCTCCCTGCTGGGTAACGAGCCCGAGTTCTACACCGGGGATGTTACCGGCCCGGCTTCCCTGGATGAAGCCTGCCGCGGCGCTGAGGCAGTGATCCATCTGGTGGCGGTAATCCGGGAAAAGGGACCGGTTACCTTTGAAAGCATCAACGTCCAGGGCACGCGCAACATGGTTGCCGCCGCCGAAAAGGCCGGCTGCCGGCGGTTCGTTCACATGAGCGCCCTGGGTGTGCGCCCGGACCCGGCCTACCGCTACGCCTATTCCAAGTGGCTGGGTGAAGAAGCCGTGCGCCAGAGCAGCCTGGCCTGGACCATCTTCCGTCCTTCAGTGCTCTACGGCCGGGGTTTCGGCTTTTTTGACCGCATGGACCAGTCCTTAAGGATGAGCCCCCCGCCCTTTGCCCCGGTTCCGGCGGCATCTTCCCGTTTTCAACCCCTCGCCGCCAAAGACCTGGCCCGCTGCGTCGTCCTCGCCTTAAACAACCCGGGATCTGTTGGACAAACCTACGAAATCGGGGGGCCGGAGCACCTGACCTACGGACAGATGCTGGAGATCTGGCTGGCCAGCCGGGGCCGGCGGCGGGTCAAGCTGCCCGTCCCCCTGGCCCTGATGCGCTTTGTGGTCCCGGTGATGGAGCGCCTGCTGCCCGACCCGCCGGTAACTTCCGTGGAGTTAAAGCAAATGGAGCTGGACAATGTGACGGACCTGGATGCAGTAGAAAAATACTTCGGGTTTAAACCCAGGACCCTGGCGCAGGGGCTGGCGGAGCTGAAATAGCCAATTTATTTCTCACCCAACCTACTTTTTTCTCCGGCGTTTGGCGGCCAGGAGCCTGGCGGCGGTGTCCTGTGGAGAACCGGGTTGGCCGGGAGAGATCACTCCCTCGTCTTGAACCGGCAGGTCGTCCAACTCCGGTCGCCGGCCGGAATCAGCCCGCATTCGACCACCCGGTGG
This sequence is a window from Desulfofundulus luciae. Protein-coding genes within it:
- a CDS encoding SDR family oxidoreductase is translated as MITEVQHMILVTGATGLVGRHIVPALLQAGHRVRCLVRNRGKARSLLGNEPEFYTGDVTGPASLDEACRGAEAVIHLVAVIREKGPVTFESINVQGTRNMVAAAEKAGCRRFVHMSALGVRPDPAYRYAYSKWLGEEAVRQSSLAWTIFRPSVLYGRGFGFFDRMDQSLRMSPPPFAPVPAASSRFQPLAAKDLARCVVLALNNPGSVGQTYEIGGPEHLTYGQMLEIWLASRGRRRVKLPVPLALMRFVVPVMERLLPDPPVTSVELKQMELDNVTDLDAVEKYFGFKPRTLAQGLAELK
- the glgP gene encoding alpha-glucan family phosphorylase, producing MYFIRTVTVAPKLPEKISRLGELARNLWFSWNPQAQELFRRINSSLWEEVKHNPVCFLLNVSQDQLERVAKSESFLLLYNQVMEDLNQYMTAQTWFNRQYPEHNNHVIAYFSAEFGVHESHPTYSGGLGLLAGDHCKSASDLGLPFVGVGLLYKNGYFTQRINREGWQEAHYPYLNFYQMPITPVTHPDGSTLYVPVELPGRTVYLKIWQMQVGRVHIYLLDADVTRNNMADRALTGQLYGGDRETRICQEILLGIGGVRVLRALNIHPLAWHINEGHAAFLLIERIRELVQAGVPVNAAVEAVRAGTLFTTHTPVPAGHDVFSAEMIDKYFNHLYCQLNMEREDFLALGWDDEQKVFNMTLLALRLSSYCNGVSKLHGQVTRQMFRRFYPGIPMEEIPVSSITNGVHIGSWLAPELQELFDRYLEADWRQNCCNRQAWEQVSAIPAEELWEVHCRLKEKMIRIARDNLRGQRLRNQEPALRVREVEQYLDPRILTIGFARRFATYKRANLLLRDKERLARLVTDPVRPIQIIFAGKAHPADRLGQELIKQIYELTNQEPFKGRVVLLEDYDIALARSLLQGVDVWLNTPRRPLEASGTSGQKAAVNGVIHCSILDGWWPEAYDGENGFAVGETREYHDDETQDRDDAYSLFALLEETIIPMYYDRDQKGIPRAWIELMKRSLQTIPPFFNTERMVKEYCQQFYVPAIERNLHFGRNNYEPARHLAAFKERLKENWPRVAITSVKAGDTQAMGVGEPLPIEAVVQLGSLSPEDVTVEIVYGRVDEKCFDSFEHMPGAFCLINSNGQLCNINKTAMTMTGQTPEGTYLYRGNLILPQGTVGYTVRVRPANGDFAHIFELPLVAWAPHF
- a CDS encoding alpha-hydroxy-acid oxidizing protein translates to MNWKELREAAREKLKGYCRACPICDGRACAGEVPGMGGTGTGASFKANIEALARYRLNLRTLHGAKNPDTSLTLFGKELSTPILAAPMTGVTYNMGGALTEREFIGMIMAGARQAGTLGMSGDGGDPEYYNSGLEAIAAEGGHGIPVIKPREQQAVIERIRRAEEAGAPAVGVDVDGAGLVTMALFGQPVGPKTVDELKELVKATRLPFIVKGIMTVDEAVLTADAGAAAIVVSNHGGRILDHTPGAAEVLPAIARAVKGRVTILADGGVRSGADVLKLLALGADAVLVGRPLVIGAFGGGAEGVKFVLEKLTGELKQAMILTGCASLSDIEERVLRPYPGMEC
- a CDS encoding CRISPR-associated endonuclease Cas3'', with protein sequence MPVSLLAKKRAGVDVYQTLAGHTEDALIVLSRYLREHRPAVQRLVDEQNLPFTDFCQILFFALFLHDIGKATREFQERLVKEELSRELSHTFFSLPLVETDLPPEYNLLVRILVLTHHTQPFDHLYYSFELLPRVNYLIEQVKDYLESYQDLYARHFKDIFPLSARPVFRPPAYIVETGLRERLQGEVARLQQGVSRWGKATRTKALYCFAITLLKYCDSQASRAFHQAALTGGTVCGALLRHRVGPPDGGAENYGPKSAFDRLAIDRPPFTAAAVNATGAAAGGNGFVLLLAPPGTGRITLALARATTLGRERSREKLVWIRPGQIASGFTGQRLARFWGAERVALVHATSYYGNDPYLWGAPPETNNSRFNGTATNSRESIFACPVTVATLDHLVFSLVHGLRQADYILGNLMQAVVVIDGLPEPPSPAFHYTLDALALLREMKIPHIILDTLMAPAFKKHLAGAGYMVEDHFTGRNKPLFGLICCQGKQPDLIREYYRLGLRQLVYTPSTREARQITRELKPALPGCPVVVYHSLFTHGDRDRLEREILSLGKKPGPWLLIIGGDIDPAGPPACDVVHTGSAGPTSLLRHSYPLWRTDTGPQCLEGKNNGGHGTGVLVLHSSSSRNAPEGYSFNPAFTQPLPVTPGYLETILEEEYTRNKYIPTNLEEIFRTCTLFGYSPRDVRYAASPLVNLWQPRERLIDVIPAELWQEELLAMPAAIRQRTLKVPAEWYSRHPRLFSILDGLREKIILCHLPYHRERGLELPENG
- a CDS encoding HIT family protein; this translates as MERIWAPWRTVYIGKHKEEGCIFCEKLRSTEDEANYVLLRGQETFVLLNLYPYTNGHLLIAPNRHVGELTELTEGELLELGKMTQGVVSLLRAAFNPDGFNIGVNLGKIAGAGVPGHFHIHVVPRWAGDTNFMPVLGDVRVISEALDTTYCKLKEALAGKKA